One region of Primulina tabacum isolate GXHZ01 chromosome 1, ASM2559414v2, whole genome shotgun sequence genomic DNA includes:
- the LOC142545706 gene encoding uncharacterized protein LOC142545706 isoform X2 — protein sequence MITFNGKLKRLCSGLGWPARRRGSKPKITVKRLGKSGSKNHTDASNSVASAVIHPSNESGGVKSDRSSFRVATFNAALFSMAPAVPRTEDSSHVNGYESQETVKRNLGFDHNSREGKLMNNRPKSILKQSPLHPSSTMNNNSNSTDNLSKQQKFSKSRLRVSINLPDNEISLTKSGQLSYYADNEQLEGSSGSCSSSTVGGIHKGNAPSIRSNSMHSSTINGTEYRSRRAIFEVLKELNADVLALQDVKAEEEKNMKPLSDLADALGMEYVFAESWAPEYGNAILSKWPIKRWKVQKVFDDTDFRNVLKATIDVPQAGEINFFCTHLDHLNENWRMKQINAIIESTEVPHILAGGLNSLDETDYSQERWTDIVKYFEEMRKPTPKVEVMKYLKSQQYTDAKDFAGECESVVMIAKGQSVQGTCKYGTRVDYILSSSNAPYKFVPGSYSVLSSKGTSDHHIVKVDVIKGDSSTQQCTSTKLRQQSRQTVKITHSSSPSKERH from the exons ATGATCACGTTCAACGGGAAACTGAAGCGACTCTGTTCTGGATTGGGATGGCCAGCTCGCCGCCGCGGCTCCAAGCCTAAAATCACCGTGAAAAGGCTTGGAAAGTCAGGCTCAAAGAATCATACTGATGCATCGAACAGTGTTGCTTCTGCCGTGATTCACCCGAGTAATGAATCTGGTGGCGTAAAATCCGATAGGTCGTCGTTTAGAGTTGCGACATTTAATGCTGCCCTCTTCTCCATGGCACCGGCGGTCCCGAGAACAGAGGATTCATCGCACGTTAATGGGTACGAAAGTCAAGAAACCGTGAAGAGAAATCTCGGGTTTGATCACAATTCAAGAGAGGGGAAATTAATGAACAATCGTCCGAAAAGCATACTGAAACAATCCCCACTGCATCCCAGCAGCACCATGAACAATAATAGCAATTCTACCGATAATCTCTCCAAGCAGCAAAAATTTTCGAAATCAAGATTGAGGGTCTCCATAAATTTGCCCGATAACGAGATTTCTTTGACGAAAAGCGGACAGTTGAGCTACTACGCCGATAATGAACAGCTGGAAGGATCATCGGGAAGCTGCAGCAGCAGTACAGTTGGCGGGATTCATAAAGGAAATGCTCCATCAATAAGATCAAACAGCATGCATTCGAGCACAATAAATGGGACGGAATATAGGAGCAGAAGGGCGATTTTTGAAGTGTTGAAAGAGTTGAATGCTGATGTTTTGGCTTTGCAAGATGTGAAGGCTGAAGAGGAGAAGAATATGAAGCCTCTATCCGATTTGGCCGATGCTTTGGGGATGGAATATGTTTTTGCTGAGAGTTGGGCCCCTGAATATGGAAATGCCATTCTCTCAAAATGGCCGATTAAAAGGTGGAAGGTTCAGAAGGTCTTTGATGACACTGATTTCAG AAATGTACTGAAAGCCACCATTGATGTACCTCAAGCTGGAGAAATCAACTTCTTCTGCACTCATCTGGACCATTTGAACGAGAACTGGAGGATGAAACAAATCAACGCGATAATTGAATCCACTGAGGTTCCCCATATTTTAGCAGGAGGACTAAATTCTCTAGACGAAACAGATTACTCTCAAGAGAGATGGACAGATATTGTAAAG TACTTTGAAGAAATGAGAAAACCAACGCCTAAAGTGGAGGTGATGAAGTACTTGAAGAGCCAACAATACACAGATGCTAAGGATTTCGCTGGCGAATGCGAGTCTGTTGTCATGATCGCCAAAGGACAGA GTGTACAAGGAACATGCAAATACGGGACTCGAGTAGATTACATACTATCTTCATCAAACGCACCCTACAAGTTTGTTCCAGGATCATACTCAGTCTTATCTTCGAAAGGGACATCAGATCATCACATTGTGAAAGTTGATGTGATCAAAGGAGATAGCAGCACGCAGCAATGCACGAGCACGAAGCTCAGGCAGCAGAGTCGACAAACGGTTAAGATCACACATTCATCTTCTCCGTCAAAGG AAAGGCATTGA
- the LOC142545706 gene encoding uncharacterized protein LOC142545706 isoform X1, translating to MITFNGKLKRLCSGLGWPARRRGSKPKITVKRLGKSGSKNHTDASNSVASAVIHPSNESGGVKSDRSSFRVATFNAALFSMAPAVPRTEDSSHVNGYESQETVKRNLGFDHNSREGKLMNNRPKSILKQSPLHPSSTMNNNSNSTDNLSKQQKFSKSRLRVSINLPDNEISLTKSGQLSYYADNEQLEGSSGSCSSSTVGGIHKGNAPSIRSNSMHSSTINGTEYRSRRAIFEVLKELNADVLALQDVKAEEEKNMKPLSDLADALGMEYVFAESWAPEYGNAILSKWPIKRWKVQKVFDDTDFRNVLKATIDVPQAGEINFFCTHLDHLNENWRMKQINAIIESTEVPHILAGGLNSLDETDYSQERWTDIVKYFEEMRKPTPKVEVMKYLKSQQYTDAKDFAGECESVVMIAKGQSVQGTCKYGTRVDYILSSSNAPYKFVPGSYSVLSSKGTSDHHIVKVDVIKGDSSTQQCTSTKLRQQSRQTVKITHSSSPSKGIWKVHS from the exons ATGATCACGTTCAACGGGAAACTGAAGCGACTCTGTTCTGGATTGGGATGGCCAGCTCGCCGCCGCGGCTCCAAGCCTAAAATCACCGTGAAAAGGCTTGGAAAGTCAGGCTCAAAGAATCATACTGATGCATCGAACAGTGTTGCTTCTGCCGTGATTCACCCGAGTAATGAATCTGGTGGCGTAAAATCCGATAGGTCGTCGTTTAGAGTTGCGACATTTAATGCTGCCCTCTTCTCCATGGCACCGGCGGTCCCGAGAACAGAGGATTCATCGCACGTTAATGGGTACGAAAGTCAAGAAACCGTGAAGAGAAATCTCGGGTTTGATCACAATTCAAGAGAGGGGAAATTAATGAACAATCGTCCGAAAAGCATACTGAAACAATCCCCACTGCATCCCAGCAGCACCATGAACAATAATAGCAATTCTACCGATAATCTCTCCAAGCAGCAAAAATTTTCGAAATCAAGATTGAGGGTCTCCATAAATTTGCCCGATAACGAGATTTCTTTGACGAAAAGCGGACAGTTGAGCTACTACGCCGATAATGAACAGCTGGAAGGATCATCGGGAAGCTGCAGCAGCAGTACAGTTGGCGGGATTCATAAAGGAAATGCTCCATCAATAAGATCAAACAGCATGCATTCGAGCACAATAAATGGGACGGAATATAGGAGCAGAAGGGCGATTTTTGAAGTGTTGAAAGAGTTGAATGCTGATGTTTTGGCTTTGCAAGATGTGAAGGCTGAAGAGGAGAAGAATATGAAGCCTCTATCCGATTTGGCCGATGCTTTGGGGATGGAATATGTTTTTGCTGAGAGTTGGGCCCCTGAATATGGAAATGCCATTCTCTCAAAATGGCCGATTAAAAGGTGGAAGGTTCAGAAGGTCTTTGATGACACTGATTTCAG AAATGTACTGAAAGCCACCATTGATGTACCTCAAGCTGGAGAAATCAACTTCTTCTGCACTCATCTGGACCATTTGAACGAGAACTGGAGGATGAAACAAATCAACGCGATAATTGAATCCACTGAGGTTCCCCATATTTTAGCAGGAGGACTAAATTCTCTAGACGAAACAGATTACTCTCAAGAGAGATGGACAGATATTGTAAAG TACTTTGAAGAAATGAGAAAACCAACGCCTAAAGTGGAGGTGATGAAGTACTTGAAGAGCCAACAATACACAGATGCTAAGGATTTCGCTGGCGAATGCGAGTCTGTTGTCATGATCGCCAAAGGACAGA GTGTACAAGGAACATGCAAATACGGGACTCGAGTAGATTACATACTATCTTCATCAAACGCACCCTACAAGTTTGTTCCAGGATCATACTCAGTCTTATCTTCGAAAGGGACATCAGATCATCACATTGTGAAAGTTGATGTGATCAAAGGAGATAGCAGCACGCAGCAATGCACGAGCACGAAGCTCAGGCAGCAGAGTCGACAAACGGTTAAGATCACACATTCATCTTCTCCGTCAAAGGGTATATGGAAAGTACATTCTTGA